TCTCTTATCAAGATGCAGCGGCTTCAGTCGTTGGGTTCGGCACGTCCTGGCATATGACGGTAACGTTGGGACAAGTGCAGGCCGACAAGACGGTGCTCATCAACGCCGCCGGCAGCGTGGTCGGCAGCGCCGCCATTCAAGTCGCCAAGTTGCACGGCGCGCGCGTCATCGCGACGGCGGGCTCGGATGCCAAGCTGGAGCAGGCCAAGAAGTTGGGCGCCGACGAGGTGATCAACTACACCACGCAAAGCATCCGTAAAGAAGCGCTCAGAATGACCGATGGGTTCGGTGTCGACCTGGTGATCGAATCGGTGGGCGGCGACGTGCTGGTACAAAGCATCGACGCTGTGTGCGAGAACGGCCGTCTAATCACTTGCGGCGCCCATGCCGGTGAAATTGTGCCGATCAATATCATCGAGTTGTTCCGCAAACATATGATGCTGCATGGCAGCCATTTTGCCGGCAAGCGCGAAGTGGCGCATGTGCTGAAGTTGGTGGCCGACGGCAAACTCCGGCCGGTCATCAACGCCGTCCTGCCATTCAGTGACGTGCAGGAATCGGCGCGTAAAACCGCCGAGCGCGACGTTTTCGGAAAGATGGTCTTGGTACCCTAATCTCTTTATTGATTTGACCCTCAATCGCCGGGCGGGCGCATCCGCGCCCTTGGCTGCCTCGTATTAACTCGGGCGCGTAGTCACGCTTGCCGGAATGCGGAACGCATTCCGGGGGTGGTGCCGTTTGGACGAGCCTTAAATTATGCCGGATTCTTCGCGCGCATGGCTTCGACGCGGGGGTTCATGATTCGGAACCAAAGCGGCGGTATCAAGACAAAAAGAAATATCGTGGCGTAGCCAAACGGCAGCATGGCTGCGCCATCGACCATGCCGAGACGCTGATATCGCTCGCCGGGGCGCATATGGTGATCGGCGTGGTGCGTGAGGTTAACCAGCAGCCAGCTCGATAGCAGGTGGTCGTCGTCCCAAGAATGATGTGCCGCCACGCGCTCCAAACGGCCATTGTCGAGGCGGCGGCGCTCGAGCCCGTAATGTTCGAGATAGTTGATCACTTCGAGTTGAAATACGGCGACCAGTCCGATGCCAGCCAGCACAGGCACCGCGAGCCAGCCGAAAATCAAACCCACCGCAGCGTACATCGCTGCCTGCGCGACAATGCCGGCAAGCACGCGATTGCGCCACTGACAGGGGCTGCGATTGCGCCGCCGCATGCGCGCCGCTTCGAGGCGCCAGGCTGAGGCAAAGCCGCCTAGCGTGGCGCGTGGAAAGAAGCGGTAGAAACTTTCGTTCAGGCGCGCCGTCGCCGGGTCCTCTTTGGTGCCAACCGTGCGGTGGTGGCCGTGCACATGCTCGACACAAAAATGATGATAGCTGACGCTCACCATCAGCACATCGGCGACGCGGCGCTCGAACCACGATATGCGATGCGTCAATTCATGCGCGAAAACA
This sequence is a window from Pseudomonadota bacterium. Protein-coding genes within it:
- a CDS encoding alkane 1-monooxygenase, with the protein product MPHALPFFLFLVVLAPIFLGHQLGGAWTLITPFGLFAVLGGLDMLIGRGETGRYPKAESPVHRVAILVWLPIQAALIIWLLWSLAHNLLTPLEIVGMTLSIGTVSGAIGIVFAHELTHRISWFERRVADVLMVSVSYHHFCVEHVHGHHRTVGTKEDPATARLNESFYRFFPRATLGGFASAWRLEAARMRRRNRSPCQWRNRVLAGIVAQAAMYAAVGLIFGWLAVPVLAGIGLVAVFQLEVINYLEHYGLERRRLDNGRLERVAAHHSWDDDHLLSSWLLVNLTHHADHHMRPGERYQRLGMVDGAAMLPFGYATIFLFVLIPPLWFRIMNPRVEAMRAKNPA
- a CDS encoding zinc-binding dehydrogenase, translating into MKAVIIREHGGIDKLLYEDVEKPTAGPGEVLVKIGASGVNHLDHDLREGVSGFGVALPHVMGVEGVGEVVELGEGVLSANIGDRVAIDFAQGDPQSNMWLSGLDGVDFCHGRVGVSQWGTHAEYTRCLATSLIPLPDGLSYQDAAASVVGFGTSWHMTVTLGQVQADKTVLINAAGSVVGSAAIQVAKLHGARVIATAGSDAKLEQAKKLGADEVINYTTQSIRKEALRMTDGFGVDLVIESVGGDVLVQSIDAVCENGRLITCGAHAGEIVPINIIELFRKHMMLHGSHFAGKREVAHVLKLVADGKLRPVINAVLPFSDVQESARKTAERDVFGKMVLVP